The following nucleotide sequence is from Chthoniobacterales bacterium.
GTCAGCCGCACGACGAATGAACATCCACGAATTTCAGGCCAAACAACTTTTTGAAAAATACGGCGTCGCCACGCCGAAGGGTTTCCCCGCCACCACCGCCGCCGAGGCGAAGGAGGCCGCCGCCAGGCTCGGAGTCAGCAATCTCGTCGTGAAGGCGCAGATCCATGCCGGCGGCCGTGGCAAGGGCACTTTCACCAACGGCTTCAAGGGTGGCGTCCAGCTCGTCGAGAGCGCCGAGGCCGCCGAGGAGATCGCCGGCAAGATGCTCGGGCAGACCCTCGTCACGCACCAGACCGGCCCCGATGGCCGCGTGGTGAACACCGTTCTCATCGCCGAGAGCGTCGACATTGAAAAGGAATTCTACTTCGCCATTCTCGTGGATCGCGCCATTTCGGGCCCGATCATCATCGCCAGCACCGAAGGCGGTGTGGATATCGAGACGGTCGCCGAAGAAACGCCGGAGAAGATCCTCCGCGAGCCCGTCGACCCCACCCTCGGCCTCCAGGCCTACCAGGCCCGCAAGATCGCGAAGCAGCTCGGCTTCACCTCGGCGCAGATGCCGAAGGCCGCCAAGATCTTCCAGGCGCTCTACAAGCTCTTCATTGCCACCGATTGCTCGATGGTCGAGGTGAACCCGCTTGTGATCACGAAGACGGGCGACGTGCTCGCGCTCGACGCGAAGTTCGGCTTCGACGACAACGCCCTTTACCGCCACCCCGAGATCGTCGCCCTGCGAGACGTCGCGGAGGAGGATCCCCGCGAAGTCGCGGCCTCCGAGTATGGCCTTAATTACATCGGCCTCGATGGCGACATCGCGTGCCTCGTGAACGGCGCCGGCCTCGCGATGGCCACGATGGACATCATTCAATACGCGGGCGGCACGCCGGCGAACTTCCTCGACGTGGGCGGTGGCGCCAGCAAGGAGCAGGTCACGGCGGCGTTCCGGATCATCCTCGGCGACGCCAACGTGAAGGGCATCCTCGTCAACATCTTCGGCGGCATCATGGACTGCAACATCATCGCCACGGGCATCGTCGAGGCCGCCCGCGAGACGCACCTTTCCATTCCGCTCGTCGTCCGCCTCGAAGGCAACAACGTCGCTGCCGGCAAGAAGACGCTCGCCGAAAGCGGGCTCACCCTCATCTCCGGGGACGATATTCTCGACGCCGCGAAGAAAATTGTCGCCGCCGTCAAAGCCGCCGCCTGATTTCATACCTCTACGCCTCACTGACATGGCCATCCTCGTTACACCCGAGACCAAAATCCTCGTTCAAGGCATCACCGGTAGCTTCGGCGCCCGTCACGCCCAGCTCAGCCTCGACTACGGCAGCCAGCTCGTCGCCGGCGTCACGCCCGGCAAGGGCGGACAGCTCTTCTCCGACAAGGTGCCGATCTTCGACACCGTCGTCGAAGCCGTCGCCCAGACCGGCGCGACCGTTTCCGCGATCTTCGTTCCGCCACCCTTCGCCGCCGACGCGATTCTTGAAGGCGTCGATGCCGGCCTCGATCTCGTCGTCTGCATCACCGAGGGCATCCCGGTGAACGACATGGTGAAGGTCAAGCACGCCATGAAGGGCTCGAAGACCCGCCTCATCGGCCCGAACTGCCCCGGTCTCGTGACTCCCGGCACGGGCGAAGGTTCGCACGGCGGCTGCCGCATCGGCATCGCCCCCGGCTACATTCACAAGAAAGGCAACGTCGGCGTGGTTTCCCGTTCCGGCACCCTCACCTACGAAGCCGTCTGGCAGCTCACCACCCGGGGCTACGGCCAGAGCACCTGCGTCGGCATTGGTGGCGATCCCGTCAACGGCACCTCGCACCTCGACGTGCTCAAAATGTTCAACGAAGACCCCGAGACCGAGTCGATCATCATGATCGGTGAGATCGGCGGCACCGCCGAGGAAGAGGCGGCCGCGTGGGCCAAGGAAAACTGCAAGAAGCCGATCGCCGCGTTCATCGCCGGCGCGACCGCGCCTCCCGGACGCCGCATGGGCCACGCCGGCGCGATCGTCAGCGGTGGCAAAGGCACCGCGGCGGCCAAGATCGCTGCGCTGGAAGATGCCGGCATCGCCGTTTCTCCGACGCCCGCCGAGATGGCCGACACGTTGATCGCCCGCCTGAAGCGCTGAGCGAAATCTTTTCCCGCACCAACGGAGGGCATGAAGCCACGAAGAAATTTTCTTCAAAACTTCATGCCCTTCTTGGCGTAAAGCTCTCCTCAAATTACATTCTCAACGCAGTCTGAGCATGTAACGTGCTCAGACTGCAACCGGACCACCCTCAAACGTAAAAAGCATATGCCCGTTATCGCCAAAGGACTCGAAGGAATCGTCGCAAACTCCACCACCCTCAGTGATGTGCGTGGCGCGGAAGGGGTGCTCATCTACGCCGGTTACAACATCAACGAACTCGCCGGGAAGGTCTCCTACGAAGAAATCGTCCACCTTCTCTGGACCGGGCATCTGCCGAACCAGGCCGAACTCGACGCCCTGAAGAAGGAACTCGCCAGCCTGCGCGAGCTGCCTCAGGGGGTCATCGATTTCATCAAGTCCGTTCCGAAGACGGCGAATCCCATGGATGTGATTCGCACGGGCGTTTCCATGCTCGGCCTCTTCGACGAGAGCCCCGGCGACGATCAGGACGCGGCGAAGAACCGCCATCGTGCCGCCAGCATCACCGCCAAGGTCGGCGTGATCGCTGCGTATTTCCACCGTTCGCGCCAGGGGCTCGACCTGCCGCCCGTCCGCACGGATCTCAGTGAAGCGGGCCATTTTCTTTACCTCCTCAACGGCGAAACGCCTTCGCAGGACGCGACCGACACGCTCGACATCGCCTACGTGCTCCACGCGGACCACGGCATGAACGCATCGACGTTCTCCGCTCGCGTGACGATCGCGACGCTCAGCGACATCTACTCCGCCATCACCTCGGCCATCGGCACGCTCAAGGGCCCGCTCCACGGCGGTGCGAACGAAGGCGTGATCCACATGCTCCAGGAGATCGGTGACGAGGACAAGGTCGACGCCTGGGTCGAGGATGCCCTCGCCCAGAAGAAGAAAATCATGGGGATCGGCCACCGCGTTTACAAGGTGCTCGATCCCCGCGCGCCGCACCTCCGCACGATGGCGGTGAAGCTCAGCAACGAGCTCGGCGAGCCCAAGTGGATCCACATGAGCGAGCGCATCGCCGCCATCATGAAGGAGAAGAAAGGCCTCAACGCCAACGTCGATTTCTATTCCGCCACGGTCTACTACTCGCTCGGCATCCCGACCGACATGTTCACGCCGATTTTCGCGGTCGCCCGCACCTCGGGCTGGACGGCGCACGTCCTCGAGCAGCTTTCCGACAATCGTCTCTACCGGCCGCTCAGCGAATACGTCGGCCCGGAGCCCGGCAAGACGGTCGTTCCGCTCAGCGAGCGCTAACGCGTCCCGAACCTCGAGCCGGCGGGAGTTTCGGAAAATTTTTCGAAATTCCGCCGGCGGATCGAGGGGCATGCACGCGGGACCGCCAGCCGCCGCGATTACAGTGCAGCCCGGGTCGCGATCAAACGCCCACGTATTTTCGATGGGCAAACCGGAGTTTTCCGCAAAGAATCACAAGGCGCTCTCTCCCAATGAATCCCACGCTTCTCTCCGACGACGATTACTACCCCCTCATTGAAGCCCGCCATTGCGATCCGTTCCGACTTCTCGGTTTTCGAAGCCCGAATGAATCGACCGTCGTCCGCGTTTTTCGCCCGGATGCGGCAGAGGTGAAGAT
It contains:
- the sucC gene encoding ADP-forming succinate--CoA ligase subunit beta, whose protein sequence is MNIHEFQAKQLFEKYGVATPKGFPATTAAEAKEAAARLGVSNLVVKAQIHAGGRGKGTFTNGFKGGVQLVESAEAAEEIAGKMLGQTLVTHQTGPDGRVVNTVLIAESVDIEKEFYFAILVDRAISGPIIIASTEGGVDIETVAEETPEKILREPVDPTLGLQAYQARKIAKQLGFTSAQMPKAAKIFQALYKLFIATDCSMVEVNPLVITKTGDVLALDAKFGFDDNALYRHPEIVALRDVAEEDPREVAASEYGLNYIGLDGDIACLVNGAGLAMATMDIIQYAGGTPANFLDVGGGASKEQVTAAFRIILGDANVKGILVNIFGGIMDCNIIATGIVEAARETHLSIPLVVRLEGNNVAAGKKTLAESGLTLISGDDILDAAKKIVAAVKAAA
- a CDS encoding citrate/2-methylcitrate synthase, translated to MPVIAKGLEGIVANSTTLSDVRGAEGVLIYAGYNINELAGKVSYEEIVHLLWTGHLPNQAELDALKKELASLRELPQGVIDFIKSVPKTANPMDVIRTGVSMLGLFDESPGDDQDAAKNRHRAASITAKVGVIAAYFHRSRQGLDLPPVRTDLSEAGHFLYLLNGETPSQDATDTLDIAYVLHADHGMNASTFSARVTIATLSDIYSAITSAIGTLKGPLHGGANEGVIHMLQEIGDEDKVDAWVEDALAQKKKIMGIGHRVYKVLDPRAPHLRTMAVKLSNELGEPKWIHMSERIAAIMKEKKGLNANVDFYSATVYYSLGIPTDMFTPIFAVARTSGWTAHVLEQLSDNRLYRPLSEYVGPEPGKTVVPLSER
- the sucD gene encoding succinate--CoA ligase subunit alpha, translated to MAILVTPETKILVQGITGSFGARHAQLSLDYGSQLVAGVTPGKGGQLFSDKVPIFDTVVEAVAQTGATVSAIFVPPPFAADAILEGVDAGLDLVVCITEGIPVNDMVKVKHAMKGSKTRLIGPNCPGLVTPGTGEGSHGGCRIGIAPGYIHKKGNVGVVSRSGTLTYEAVWQLTTRGYGQSTCVGIGGDPVNGTSHLDVLKMFNEDPETESIIMIGEIGGTAEEEAAAWAKENCKKPIAAFIAGATAPPGRRMGHAGAIVSGGKGTAAAKIAALEDAGIAVSPTPAEMADTLIARLKR